One segment of Clavelina lepadiformis chromosome 2, kaClaLepa1.1, whole genome shotgun sequence DNA contains the following:
- the LOC143445786 gene encoding uncharacterized protein LOC143445786 isoform X1, translating into MRLDLDLHCLLIIYDCPSSLSYGVVITSSSRTYQASGMFSCPTGDLFYSNGTAPSSSNTICLANAQWLAQDNLQCTGASPGTKISTDPPNNPLATGFNNLIVNAQFPTPTSNTDRCFWFYGGELDSGSGASFYSGLFGGCVAPSPGTYDSITCTEQTIDGTNHIITTLTITQPLVAGDISIEVRCAIAVIIPGSVTRLVQDCPSSLPYYVVITSSSQTYQASGMFSCPTGDLFYSNGTALPSGDTVCLAHAEWSGQDTLQCWSASDPLITGNLIVSEGDTTSLNCNYDDTVFPEVTSLIFYFDELGYVISKDEMFHLKLEKEDNMKPISCQVVTSYTQIFNDTGRSRVEHVNVQYAPYGMENISCSWTIDKTGVCDISFFSNPEMKFVFLSLNDNAVSNDGKDIVFSNGYEQHYLYTRSQVTSSDEGTYKLTLSHLLPPYNYSIEFDITVVNIDQLPTPDNTGAIVGGTVAAVALICITVVLALYVTRRPQTPKAKDKLNTSHNTKTHTVHEEYVEFDEHVKSNAKTQETNAAYENLEKLEEDKNGYLEVNVGDRQTTAANYENTRGEQNYEIIEGLYDGEI; encoded by the exons ATGAGGTTGGACTTGGATCTTCATTGTCTGTTGATAATATATG ATTGCCCATCATCTCTTTCCTATGGTGTTGTGATTACGTCATCATCTCGAACATACCAAGCCAGTGGAATGTTCAGTTGCCCGACAGGAGATTTATTTTACTCGAATGGTACAGCACCTTCGTCTAGCAATACGATTTGCTTAGCAAATGCACAATGGTTGGCTCAAGATAATCTACAGTGTACAG GTGCATCGCCTGGAACTAAAATCAGCACTGATCCCCCAAACAATCCATTGGCAACTGGTTTCAACAATCTCATTGTAAATGCTCAGTTTCCAACACCAACATCAAATACTGATAGATGTTTTTGGTTCTATGGAGGAGAGCTGGACAGTGGAAGTGGTGCTTCGTTTTACTCAGGACTTTTCGGTGGATGTGTTGCTCCATCACCGGGCACATATGACAGCATCACTTGCACTGAACAAACAATTGATGGAACAAATCACATAATAACAACATTGACAATCACTCAACCACTTGTTGCTGGGGATATAAGTATTGAAGTGAGATGCGCTATAGCAGTAATCATACCAGGCTCTGTAACTAGGCTGGTGCAAG ATTGCCCGTCATCACTTCCTTATTATGTTGTAATTACGTCATCATCTCAAACATACCAAGCCAGTGGAATGTTCAGTTGCCCAACAGGAGATTTGTTTTACTCGAATGGAACCGCACTGCCATCTGGTGACACAGTATGTCTAGCCCATGCAGAATGGAGTGGGCAGGATACTTTACAATGTTGGTCAG CTTCCGACCCGTTAATCACTGGAAACCTGATCGTTTCTGAAGGAGATACCACAAGCCTGAATTGCAATTATGATGATACCGTTTTTCCTGAAGTAACATCCTTGATATTTTACTTTGATGAGCTTGGATATGTAATATCAAAG GATGAAATGTTTCACCTGAAACTGGAAAAGGAAGACAACATGAAACCCATATCATGTCAAGTGGTGACGTCATATACGCAGATTTTCAATGACACCGGACGATCCAGGGTAGAACATGTTAACGTACAAT aTGCTCCTTATGGAATGgaaaacatttcttgtagCTGGACAATTGATAAAACTGGAGTTTgtgatatttcatttttttcaaatcccgaaatgaaatttgtttttttgtctttaaatG ATAATGCGGTCTCTAATGATGGAAAAGATATTGTCTTCAGCAACGGCTATGAACAACACTATTTGTATACAAGGAGTCAG GTGACATCAAGTGATGAGGGAACTTACAAGCTTACTTTGAGCCATCTCCTTCCGCCATACAACTACTCAATAGAGTTTGACATCACTGTTGTCAACATCGATCAACTTCCAACACCAGACAACACAGGAGCAATTGTTGGAGGAACTGTTGCCGCTGTTGCTCTCATCTGCATTACAGTTGTGCTCGCACTGTATGTTACAAGGAGGCCACAAACGCCAAAAGCTAAAG ATAAATTAAACACTTCACACAACACAAAAACACATACTG TGCATGAGGAATATGTTGAATTCGACGAACACGTAAAAAGCAATGCAAAG ACACAAGAAACAAACGCAGCTTATGAAAACCTGGAGAAGCTTGAGGAAG
- the LOC143445786 gene encoding uncharacterized protein LOC143445786 isoform X2: MRLDLDLHCLLIIYDCPSSLSYGVVITSSSRTYQASGMFSCPTGDLFYSNGTAPSSSNTICLANAQWLAQDNLQCTGASPGTKISTDPPNNPLATGFNNLIVNAQFPTPTSNTDRCFWFYGGELDSGSGASFYSGLFGGCVAPSPGTYDSITCTEQTIDGTNHIITTLTITQPLVAGDISIEVRCAIAVIIPGSVTRLVQDCPSSLPYYVVITSSSQTYQASGMFSCPTGDLFYSNGTALPSGDTVCLAHAEWSGQDTLQCWSASDPLITGNLIVSEGDTTSLNCNYDDTVFPEVTSLIFYFDELGYVISKDEMFHLKLEKEDNMKPISCQVVTSYTQIFNDTGRSRVEHVNVQYAPYGMENISCSWTIDKTGVCDISFFSNPEMKFVFLSLNDNAVSNDGKDIVFSNGYEQHYLYTRSQVTSSDEGTYKLTLSHLLPPYNYSIEFDITVVNIDQLPTPDNTGAIVGGTVAAVALICITVVLALYVTRRPQTPKAKVHEEYVEFDEHVKSNAKTQETNAAYENLEKLEEDKNGYLEVNVGDRQTTAANYENTRGEQNYEIIEGLYDGEI, encoded by the exons ATGAGGTTGGACTTGGATCTTCATTGTCTGTTGATAATATATG ATTGCCCATCATCTCTTTCCTATGGTGTTGTGATTACGTCATCATCTCGAACATACCAAGCCAGTGGAATGTTCAGTTGCCCGACAGGAGATTTATTTTACTCGAATGGTACAGCACCTTCGTCTAGCAATACGATTTGCTTAGCAAATGCACAATGGTTGGCTCAAGATAATCTACAGTGTACAG GTGCATCGCCTGGAACTAAAATCAGCACTGATCCCCCAAACAATCCATTGGCAACTGGTTTCAACAATCTCATTGTAAATGCTCAGTTTCCAACACCAACATCAAATACTGATAGATGTTTTTGGTTCTATGGAGGAGAGCTGGACAGTGGAAGTGGTGCTTCGTTTTACTCAGGACTTTTCGGTGGATGTGTTGCTCCATCACCGGGCACATATGACAGCATCACTTGCACTGAACAAACAATTGATGGAACAAATCACATAATAACAACATTGACAATCACTCAACCACTTGTTGCTGGGGATATAAGTATTGAAGTGAGATGCGCTATAGCAGTAATCATACCAGGCTCTGTAACTAGGCTGGTGCAAG ATTGCCCGTCATCACTTCCTTATTATGTTGTAATTACGTCATCATCTCAAACATACCAAGCCAGTGGAATGTTCAGTTGCCCAACAGGAGATTTGTTTTACTCGAATGGAACCGCACTGCCATCTGGTGACACAGTATGTCTAGCCCATGCAGAATGGAGTGGGCAGGATACTTTACAATGTTGGTCAG CTTCCGACCCGTTAATCACTGGAAACCTGATCGTTTCTGAAGGAGATACCACAAGCCTGAATTGCAATTATGATGATACCGTTTTTCCTGAAGTAACATCCTTGATATTTTACTTTGATGAGCTTGGATATGTAATATCAAAG GATGAAATGTTTCACCTGAAACTGGAAAAGGAAGACAACATGAAACCCATATCATGTCAAGTGGTGACGTCATATACGCAGATTTTCAATGACACCGGACGATCCAGGGTAGAACATGTTAACGTACAAT aTGCTCCTTATGGAATGgaaaacatttcttgtagCTGGACAATTGATAAAACTGGAGTTTgtgatatttcatttttttcaaatcccgaaatgaaatttgtttttttgtctttaaatG ATAATGCGGTCTCTAATGATGGAAAAGATATTGTCTTCAGCAACGGCTATGAACAACACTATTTGTATACAAGGAGTCAG GTGACATCAAGTGATGAGGGAACTTACAAGCTTACTTTGAGCCATCTCCTTCCGCCATACAACTACTCAATAGAGTTTGACATCACTGTTGTCAACATCGATCAACTTCCAACACCAGACAACACAGGAGCAATTGTTGGAGGAACTGTTGCCGCTGTTGCTCTCATCTGCATTACAGTTGTGCTCGCACTGTATGTTACAAGGAGGCCACAAACGCCAAAAGCTAAAG TGCATGAGGAATATGTTGAATTCGACGAACACGTAAAAAGCAATGCAAAG ACACAAGAAACAAACGCAGCTTATGAAAACCTGGAGAAGCTTGAGGAAG
- the LOC143445786 gene encoding uncharacterized protein LOC143445786 isoform X3, whose amino-acid sequence MFSCPTGDLFYSNGTAPSSSNTICLANAQWLAQDNLQCTGASPGTKISTDPPNNPLATGFNNLIVNAQFPTPTSNTDRCFWFYGGELDSGSGASFYSGLFGGCVAPSPGTYDSITCTEQTIDGTNHIITTLTITQPLVAGDISIEVRCAIAVIIPGSVTRLVQDCPSSLPYYVVITSSSQTYQASGMFSCPTGDLFYSNGTALPSGDTVCLAHAEWSGQDTLQCWSASDPLITGNLIVSEGDTTSLNCNYDDTVFPEVTSLIFYFDELGYVISKDEMFHLKLEKEDNMKPISCQVVTSYTQIFNDTGRSRVEHVNVQYAPYGMENISCSWTIDKTGVCDISFFSNPEMKFVFLSLNDNAVSNDGKDIVFSNGYEQHYLYTRSQVTSSDEGTYKLTLSHLLPPYNYSIEFDITVVNIDQLPTPDNTGAIVGGTVAAVALICITVVLALYVTRRPQTPKAKDKLNTSHNTKTHTVHEEYVEFDEHVKSNAKTQETNAAYENLEKLEEDKNGYLEVNVGDRQTTAANYENTRGEQNYEIIEGLYDGEI is encoded by the exons ATGTTCAGTTGCCCGACAGGAGATTTATTTTACTCGAATGGTACAGCACCTTCGTCTAGCAATACGATTTGCTTAGCAAATGCACAATGGTTGGCTCAAGATAATCTACAGTGTACAG GTGCATCGCCTGGAACTAAAATCAGCACTGATCCCCCAAACAATCCATTGGCAACTGGTTTCAACAATCTCATTGTAAATGCTCAGTTTCCAACACCAACATCAAATACTGATAGATGTTTTTGGTTCTATGGAGGAGAGCTGGACAGTGGAAGTGGTGCTTCGTTTTACTCAGGACTTTTCGGTGGATGTGTTGCTCCATCACCGGGCACATATGACAGCATCACTTGCACTGAACAAACAATTGATGGAACAAATCACATAATAACAACATTGACAATCACTCAACCACTTGTTGCTGGGGATATAAGTATTGAAGTGAGATGCGCTATAGCAGTAATCATACCAGGCTCTGTAACTAGGCTGGTGCAAG ATTGCCCGTCATCACTTCCTTATTATGTTGTAATTACGTCATCATCTCAAACATACCAAGCCAGTGGAATGTTCAGTTGCCCAACAGGAGATTTGTTTTACTCGAATGGAACCGCACTGCCATCTGGTGACACAGTATGTCTAGCCCATGCAGAATGGAGTGGGCAGGATACTTTACAATGTTGGTCAG CTTCCGACCCGTTAATCACTGGAAACCTGATCGTTTCTGAAGGAGATACCACAAGCCTGAATTGCAATTATGATGATACCGTTTTTCCTGAAGTAACATCCTTGATATTTTACTTTGATGAGCTTGGATATGTAATATCAAAG GATGAAATGTTTCACCTGAAACTGGAAAAGGAAGACAACATGAAACCCATATCATGTCAAGTGGTGACGTCATATACGCAGATTTTCAATGACACCGGACGATCCAGGGTAGAACATGTTAACGTACAAT aTGCTCCTTATGGAATGgaaaacatttcttgtagCTGGACAATTGATAAAACTGGAGTTTgtgatatttcatttttttcaaatcccgaaatgaaatttgtttttttgtctttaaatG ATAATGCGGTCTCTAATGATGGAAAAGATATTGTCTTCAGCAACGGCTATGAACAACACTATTTGTATACAAGGAGTCAG GTGACATCAAGTGATGAGGGAACTTACAAGCTTACTTTGAGCCATCTCCTTCCGCCATACAACTACTCAATAGAGTTTGACATCACTGTTGTCAACATCGATCAACTTCCAACACCAGACAACACAGGAGCAATTGTTGGAGGAACTGTTGCCGCTGTTGCTCTCATCTGCATTACAGTTGTGCTCGCACTGTATGTTACAAGGAGGCCACAAACGCCAAAAGCTAAAG ATAAATTAAACACTTCACACAACACAAAAACACATACTG TGCATGAGGAATATGTTGAATTCGACGAACACGTAAAAAGCAATGCAAAG ACACAAGAAACAAACGCAGCTTATGAAAACCTGGAGAAGCTTGAGGAAG